In Jannaschia sp. W003, the genomic stretch GGCCATCTGGCGTGAACCTCACGCGGCCCGCGCCGCCCGCTCGCGCGGCACGTGGCGCAGGTGCGAGCCGGTGACGCCGCCCGGCAGGGCCGCCACGCGGTCGGCCACGTCGAGGAGCTTGCCCAGGTCGATGCCGGTGTCGAGCCCGCCCTCGTTGAACGCGAACACGAGGTCCTCGGTGGCGGTGTTGCCCGTCGCGCCAGGCGCGAAGGGGCAGCCCCCGAGGCCGGCGGCAGCCGCGTCGAAGGCGGGGACGCCCGCGTGCCAGGCGGCGAGCGCGTTGGCGACGCCCTGCCCGAAGGTGTCGTGGCCGTGGAAGGCCCACGTGCTCCGCGCCGTCTCGGGCAGGGCCATCGCGGCGCGGAACCGCTCGGCCACCGCGAAGGGGTTGGCGCGGCCCGTGGTGTCGCAGAGCGCGATTTCCGCTTCGGGGGCGATGGCGGCGGCCCGGCGGGTGGCGGCGAGCACGGCGTCCAGCGGCACGGTGCCCTCGAAGGGGCAGTCGAAGGCCGTGGCGACGTTGACGCGCAGGCGCGTGTTCTCGGGCAGGGCGGCGGCCACCGCGCCCAGCCCGTCCAGCGAGTCTGCGACGGACTGTCGGACGTTGCTGCGGTTGTGGGACTCGGAGACCGAGAACACGTAGCCGATCTCGCGGATGCCGGCCCCGGCGGCCCGCTCGGCGCCGCGCACGTTCGGGACCAGCGCCATGAGCCGGGCGGGCAGGTCCAGCACGGCGGCGGCGATCTCCGCCATGTCGTGCATCTGCGGCACCGCCCTGGGGCTCACGAAGCTGCCGATCTCCACGCGCCGGCAGCCGGCGGCGACAAGGTCGCGGATCAGCGCGATCTTGGTGTCCGTGGGCAGGGGATCGCGGATGCTCTGGAGGCCGTCGCGGGGGGCGACCTCGACGATGGCGGGGCGGCGGTCGGTCACGGGGGCGTCCTTGCCTGCGAGGGTCTCAGACAACTTCGGTGCCCTCCCCGGCCTCGGGCGCGCGGCCCTGCCAGGCATCGAGCACGTCGAGCGCGAAGCGGATCGCGAGGAGGCCGAAGCCGATGGGCAGCATGGCGTAGGGTATCACCATGGGCGTGCCGAAGGACGACGAGACCCGCTCGCCGTACTCCGCGGCCTGGGCGGCGATCAGGTAGCCGCGCCAGGCCATGATGCCGGCGAACCCGGCGCCGAACAGGCCGATGATCGCGCGCACCGTCCGCCGGCCGCGGTCCCCCAGCCGGTCGGCGAAGAAGGTGATGCGGATGTGGCTGTCGGTGCGCTGCACGTCGGCGGCGGCCATCACGGCCACGTAGACGATCAGGAAGGTGTTGATCTCCAGCGACCACGAGGTCGGCGCGGCGAAGAGGTAGCGGGCGACGGCGTCGTACACGATGGTCAGCACCATGAAGACCAGCACGACCTGCCCGCCCCGTTGGGTCAGGCGCTCGAGGAAGGTGTAGGCGGTGCGCATGGTCGGACCTCCGGAGCGGGTGGGGGAGGGGGCGCGGCGGGCGCGCCCCCCGGATCATCAGGACTCGGCGCCGGTGGCGAGCGCGATGGCGCGCCGGCCGACCTCCGGGCCGACCTCCTCGAGCCAGGCGTCGATCACGGCCTGCGAGCCCGCCTCGAGGCGCTCGAGCTCCTCCGCGGTGGGCTCGATCACCTCGATGCCGGCCTCCTCCATCATCGGCCAGAACTCGTTCGGGTAGATGACGTCGTTGGCCTCGCGGGCGCCGTTCTCCTCGAACCAGGCGGCGGCATCCTCGACCGCGGCGCGCTCCTCGTCGCTCAGGGCCTCCCAGCGCTTCGTGGTCATGAACAGGCCGATGCCGAAGGCGGTCACGGGCAGGGTGTAGACGGCGCCGAGCTGCTCCTGCAGCGAGCGGCCCACGACCGTCGAGATGTTCGCCACGGCGGCGTCCACGGTGCCCCGCTGGAGCGCGAGGTAGAGCTCCGAGGAGGGGATGCGCACGGCGGCGGCGCCGAAGTCCTCCATCAGCTTGGTCGCCTCGAACGAGACCACGCGGACCTTCTTGCCCGCGATGTCGTCGATCGAGCGGATCGCCCCGTCGCCGGTGGACCAGACGTACTCCGGCTCCAGCACGTTCCCCATCATGGAGATCATGCGGAGGTCTTCCTTGGCCAGCTCCTCGTTCATCAGCTCGAACAGGGGCGAGCCCTTGGCGATGCGGCCCGGGTTCTCGTAGAGCGCCTCGACCACGCCCGGCAGGCCGGTGATCCCGAGGATCGGCGAGGAGCGGGTGATGTAGCTGGTGGTGTGGAACATGAAGTCGATGGTGCCCGAGCGCAGCGCGGGCAGCTGCTCGTCGGCCTTCAAGAGCTTGCCGCTGTCGTAGTAGTCCACGGCGATGGCGTCGGAGGCGTCGAGGCGCTCCACGAAGCCGGCGGAGCCGTAGCTCAGCGCCTTGTAGGAGGGCGGCAGGTAGCTGACGCCGGTGAGCGTGGTCTCGGCCATGGCGGGGGCCGCGAAGGCCAGGGCGCCGGCGAGGGCTGCGGCGGAGCCGAGCAGGGTTCTGCGGGTCGTGGTCATCTCTGGGTTCTCCCTTGGGTTCGAGACGGTCACAGGAGGCCGGGCAGCCACAGGCTGATCGGCGGGAAGAGGACGAAGAGCATCAGCACCGCGAACTGGACCGCCACGAAGGGCACCACGGAGCGGATGATCTCCTCGACCTCGAGTTGGGGGCACACGCCCTTGAGGGCGTAGAGGTTGAGGCCGACGGGCGGCGTCACCACCGCGATCTCCAGGTTCATGACCAGCACGATGCCGAACCACAGCGGGTCGTAGCCCAGCGCGGTCACGAGCGGCAGCAGGATGGGCGTGGTCACCACGATCAGCGAGACCGCGTCGACCAGCATCCCCAGGAGCACGAGGGCGACCATCACCAGCGTCAGGATCGCCCAGGGCGGCAGGTCCGTGGCGGTGAGCGCGGCCGAGACGTTCTCGGGGACGCGCACGAGGTTGAGGTAGTCGCCGAAGATCTTGGCGGTGCCCATGATGAGGAGGATCGCGCCCGACACCTTCACCGAGGACCGCAGAATCGCGACCGTGCGCCGCCAGTCGAGGCAGCGGAAGATGAGGGCCGCGATCAGGAACGCCCCCAGCGCGCCGAAGGCGGCGGCCTCGGAAGGGGTGGCGATGCCGGAGTAGATCGAGCCCAGCACGATCAGCACCAGCAGCATGGCGTGCCAGATGCCGCCGAGGGCGCGCAGCTTCTCGGCGCGGGGGGCCCTGGGGCCGTCGTCGGCGGGCGCCTCGGCGGGGTTCAGGCGCACCCGGACCCAGATGTAGAGGCACAAGGCGAGGGCCAGCACGATGCCGGGAAGGATGCCGCCGATGAAGAGCGCGCCCACGGACACGCCCGAGACCGCGCCGTAGATGATGAACGGCACCGAGGGCGGGATCAGCATGGCCAGCGCGCCCGAGGACGCGACGGATCCGGCGGCCAGACCCCGCGAGTAGCCGCGGTCCAGCATCTGCGGCACCGCGATCGAGCCCACGGCGGCGACGCCCGCGACGGACACGCCCGAGACCGCGCCGAAGATGGCCGAGGCGCCCACGGTGGAGATGGCGAGCCCGCCCCGCAGCCACTGGAGCCACAGGGACGCGGCGCGGAACAGGTTGGCCCCCACGGGGGTGGCGCCGAGGATGTTGCCCATCAGGATGAACAGGGGCAGCGCGATCAGCTCGAAGGAGTTGAGCTGCCCGAAGAACGAGGTGGGCGCGAAGAAGAACGCGAGCGGGCCGCGCGCCATCCACAGGCCCAGGAGGCCCGAGGCGCCCAGCGCCAGGAAGATCGGCGCGCCGGCCCCGATCAGGCCCAGCAGCATCACGACGACGATGATCGGCTCTAGCACGGCGCGTCTCCTCGGGTGTTCACGGCGTCCTCCCTCCCGGGGCTCAGGTCACGCCGTCGGCGCGCAGGGCCTCGCGGCGCGCGGCGTCGTAGCCGAGCGTCTCCGCGAGGATGGTGTCGGTGTGCTCGCCCAGGGCGGGCCCAAGCCCGCGCACGGCGCCGGGCGAGCGCGACAGGCGCGGGAACACGTTCTGCATGGCGAGCGTGCGGCCGCGCTTCGGGTCCTCGACGTGCACGATGCTCCGGCGCGCGGCGAAGTGCTGGTCGGCCAGCATGTCCTCGGCGGTGTAGGCGAGGCCCACGGGCACGCCCCCGGCGGCCATGCGCTCCACGATCTCGGCGGCGTCCACGGTGCGGGTCCAGTCCGCGATCAGGTCGTCCAGCTCTGCCTGGTTCTCGCCCCGGGCGCGGTGGGTGGCGTAGCGCGGGTCGTCGGCCAGCTCGGGCCGGTCCATGGCCTCGCACAGGCGCCGGAACACCGAGTCCTGGTTGGCGCCGATCACTACGTCCTTGCCGTCGCGCGCGGGGTAGGCGTTCGAGGGGGCGATGCCGGGCAGCGAGGAGCCGTTGCGCTCGCGCACGTGGCCGCCGGCGTCGTACTCGGCCACGAGGCTCTCGGTCAGGCCGAGCACGGCCTCGTAGATGGCGCTGTCGACCACCTGGCCCCGGCCCGTACGGTGGCGGTCCTGGAGGGCGAGCAGCACGCCCATGGCCGCGTTCACGCCGGCCATGGTGTCGCCGAGGCTTAGGCCGATGCGGATCGGGGCGCGGTCGGGGTAGCCGGAGATGTGGCGCAGGCCGCCCGCCGCCTCGCAGACCGAGGCGAAGCCCGCGCGCCCGGCATAGGGCCCGTCCTGGCCGTAGCCCGACACGCGGGCCATGATCAGGCGCGGGTTGATCGCGGCGAGCGCGTCGTAGCCGAGGCCCCAGCGCTCCATGGTGCCGGGGCGGAAGTTCTCGACCAGCACGTCGGACTCGGCCACGAGGTCGCGCAGCACCGCCTGCCCCTCGGGGCGGCGCAGGTCGAGCGTGACCGACTTCTTGCCGCGCGCGATCACGTCCCACCACACGGGGTCGCCGCTCCGGTCCGGGCGGCCCCACTGGCGCATGGCGTCGCCCACCTCGGGCGGCTCGACCTTGACGACCTCGGCGCCGAAGTCGCTCAGCAGCTGGCCGCAGTAGGGCCCGGCGATGAGCTGTCCGAGTTCGATCACGCGAATGCCGTCGAGCGGTGCCATGGGGCGGGTCTCCGTCTGGTGGCGCTGCGCAGACGGTATCGGGAGGGATGCGGCGGCGGGTTGCGGAGGTGCGGATGCATAAGTGTTATTTTGGCACGACGGAGGCGGGAGGGGCAGTTTCATTGGCACGGCGTGCCATGGGGGAATCCCGGCCAATGCGAGCGAACGGGCCGTAAGTCACGCTCACCGCAGAACTGAGACTCCGAGGCGGTCACGAAACGGGAATGGCAGGAAATGCTACCGAACGCCGGATCGGCGGCATCGGCGTTCCAGCCCGTCCGCCGCGTGTCCGCGAGAACGCAGCAAAATGTCCCGCCCTCCCGCCTAAAAGTGATCCAACCGTCGCGCCCCCCCCGCGTGCCGCCCGATCCCCCTTCCCGGAGCCCCCGCCATGACCGACACCCGCACCCTCGACCGGCTGGCCCGCGCCGCCCTGTGGCTCTCGCACTGGACGATCCACCACGCCAACCACGTCCGCCCCAGGGCCGACGGCGAGGTGAAGGTGGGCGGGCACCAGGCCTCGTCGGCCTCGATGGCGCAGATCATGACCGCGCTCTACTTCCACGCCCTGCGCCCCGAGGACCGGGTCGCCGTCAAGCCCCACGCTTCGCCCGTGTTCCACGCGATCCAGGCGCTGGCCGGGAACATGCCGCGGGAGAAGCTGGAGCGGTTCCGGGGCCTCGGCGGCGCCCAAAGCTACCCCTCGCGCACCAAGGACGTGGACGACGTGGACTTCTCGACCGGCTCGGTGGGCCTCGGGGTGGCGGCCACGCTGTTCGCCTCCCTGGTGCAGGACTACCTGCACGCCAAGGACGCCTTGCGTCCCGACTGGCCGATGGGCCGCATGGTGGCGCTGGTGGGCGATGCGGAACTGGACGAGGGCAACGTCTACGAGGCGCTGCAGGAGGGCTGGAAGCACGACCTGCGCAACTGCTGGTGGATCGTGGACTACAACCGCCAGTCGCTCGACGGCGTGGTGCACGAGGGCCTGTGGGAGCGGATCGAGGCGATCTTCCGGGCCTTCGGCTGGCGCGTCGCGCGCCTGCGCCACGGCAAGCTGCAGGAGGCCGCTTTCGCGGAGCCGGGCGGCGAACGGCTTCGGGAATGGATCGAGGCCTGCCCGAACCAGCTCTACTCGGCGCTGACGTGGCAGGGCGGCAAGGCGTGGCGCGCGCGGCTGACCGAGGAGCTGGGCGACCAGGGCGACGTCTCGGCGCTGCTGGACCGTCGCTCGGACGCGGAGCTGGCCGCGCTGATGGCGAACCTCGGCGGGCACTGCATGGCGACCTTGTGCGATGCCTTCGACGAAGCGGCGGAGGACGACCGCCCCACGGTGTTCCTGGCCTACACGATCAAGGGCTGGGGCACGCCGCTGGCGGGGCACAAGGACAACCACGCGGGCCTGATGAACCCCGCCCAGTTCGCCGAGTGGCAGCGCGAGATGGACGTGGAGCGGGGCGCCGAGTGGGACATTCCCGCCGATCTCGCCGCCGCCGCCAAGCGCGCGCCGTTCTTCGCACGCGGACCCCGGCGGCTGGAGGACGGCGCCGCCGCCGTGCCCGCGATCCCCGCGCCCGCGGACCGCGAGATCTCCACCCAGGCCGCGTTCGGCAAGATCCTCGACGCGGTGGCGAAGCAGGGCGGGCCACTGGCCGATCGCATCGTCACCATGTCGCCCGACGTCACCGTCTCCACCAACCTCGGGCCTTGGGTGAACCGGCGCGGCCTCTTCGACCGCCGCGAGCGGCCCGACACGTTCCGCGACGAGCGGGTGCCCTCGACGCAGAAATGGGCCTTCGGCCCCGAGGGGCAGCACCTGGAGCTGGGCATCGCCGAGATGAACCTCTTTCTCGCGCTGGGCGCCGCCGGCCTGTCGCATTCCCTGTTCGGGCGCCGGCTGATCCCGGTGGGCACGCTCTACGACCCCTTCGTCGCGCGCGGCCTCGATGCGCTGAACTACGCCTGCTACGGGGACGCCCGCTTCCTCTTCGCGGGCACGCCTTCGGGCGTCTCGCTCGCCCCCGAGGGCGGCGCGCACCAGTCCATCGCCTCGCCCCTGATCGGCATGAGCCAGGACGGGCTGGCCGCCTTCGAGCCGGCCTTCGCGGACGAGCTGGCGATCGTCATGGGCTGGGCCTTCGACTACCTCCAGCGCGAGGGCCGCGCGGACGAGGGCGACTGGGCGCGCGATGCCGAGGGCGGCTCGGTCTACCTGCGCCTCTCGACCCGCCCCCTGGAGCAGCCCGGCCCGCGGGGGCAGGACTTCGAGCGCGGCGTGATCGACGGCGCCTACTGGCTGCGCCCGCCCTCGCCGCGCACGGGCGTGGTGATCGCCTACCAGGGCGCGATCGCCGACCAGGCCATCGCCGCCGCCGGGCGGCTCGGGGACTGGACCGGCGACGTGGCGGTGCTGGCGGTGACGTCCGCCGACCGCCTCAACGCCGGCTGGACGGCGAGCGAGGAGAGCCACGTGGCGCGCCTGCTCGCGGACGTGCCGGGCCACGCCGCGCTGGTCACGGTGATCGACGGGCACCCCGCGACGCTGGCGTGGCTGGGCGGCGTGCACGGGCACCGGGTCCGCAGCCTCGGGGTCGAGCACTTCGGCCAGACCGGCACGGTGGCCGATCTCCACCGCCATTTCGGCATCGACGCGGACGGCATCGTGCGGGCGGCGAAGCGGACCATGGGAACGCGGCGCGCCCGGTCCGCCTGACGGCCCGGGCGGCTCGCGGCGCGTCGGCGCGGCGCGGGGGAAACTTGGATCGCCCCCGGGGCGTCTTACCTGTGTCGTGGAACAGGAGGACGGCCCTTGCACGAGGCCCTTCGCATCACCCTCGCCCTCGCGGGCCTCGGGCTCGGCGCGCTCGCCGCCTGGGGTCTCGGGCTTGCGGGCTGGGCCATCGCGCTCGCCTCCGCCGGCTTCGCCGCGACGCTCGCGCTGTTCGAGGCCGTGTCAAACCTGCGCTTTCCGCCGCGCCTCCACGCCGGGGTCGTGCTCTACGCCCTCGCCGCCCTCCTCCTGGGCGAGCACCTGCAGGTCTACGAGGCCCTGCCGTGGTGGGACCTCGCGCTCCACGTGGTCTCGGCGGCGGTGCTGGCGGTGGTGGGCTTCGGCCTAGCGCTCCTGCCCACCGCGGGCGCGCCGCCGCGCACGGCGCTGTGGGTGCTGGGCACGCTGGCCTTCGGCTTCGCCATGATGGCGGGGGCGCTGTGGGAGGTGCTGGAGTTCGCGCTCGACCAGCTCTTCGGCACGAACGCGCAGGATTCGGGTCTCGTGGACACGATGTGGGACGTGATCGCCAACACCCTCGGCGCGGTGGCGGGGGCAGTCGCGGGCCACGCGGCGCTGCTCTCGGGGCGCCGCCTGCCGCTGGGCGGGCTGCTTCTGGACGTCGTCGAGGCGAACCCGGTGCTCTACGGCCTATGGCGCGGCCCGCTGCGCCGCCCGGAGGGCCAGCCGCGCGGCGCGCTCGCCGGAGCGGACGGCGCCTTCGAGCGTGGCGGGCAGCCCCGTGCGGACGTGATCCCCGGCGAGTAGGAGGTTCGGCCAGGGCGTGCGGGGCCCGTGCCGCCTGGCGGCGCCTTCGGGCGACTGGTCGAAGGTGGCGGCCCGCTCGCGCAGGAAGCGGGCGGCGGGCATGGCGGGGGGCACGGCGCCTCCGTGGGCGCGCACGGCGGCGGCGACGTCGGCCCAGAGCCGGGCGAGGGCCGCGTCGCGCCCCAGCCCCTCCAGCGCGGAATCCTCCGCCGCCGAGACCGTGACCGACACCACGTCGCCGCGCCGGAACAACCAGTGCGCCGTGCCGCCGAGCAGGGCGAGGAGGGGGGGCAGGCCGCTGTCCGGGACCACGAAGTGCGCGTTGGCGATGGCCCGGCCCGAGGGCGGCAGCGCGAGGCGGGGCAGGAGCGCGCTCGCCTGCCGGGGCGGCACGGCCAGCACGGCCACGTCGCCGGGCGCGAAGTCGATGCGCGCGCCGGCATGGATCGTGCGGAGGCGGTCGCCGCCCTCCAGCGCCGCCACGGGGCGGCGCAGGTCGATCTGGGTGCCCTGTCGCTCCAAGAGGGCGAGCGCGGGGTCCACCAGCGCCGGGCCGAGGCCGCGGGGAAAGAACACCGGCCGCGCTGCGCCCGCGCCGCGCGCGAAGGAGCGCAGGAGCGCCGCCGCCAGCAGCCGGGCCGAGCCGCGTGCAGGGTCCTCGTTCAGCACGGCGCGGCTCATGGGGTCCCAGAAGCGCGCCATCAGCGGCGAGGCGGCGCCCACGGCCCGCTCCACCGTGGCCGAGGGGCGCGCGGCCGCCAGCCGGGCCATGTCGCGCACCAGCGTGCCGGGCCGCACGCCGGGGGGGCGGGCCGCCAGCGCCCCCCACGGACCGGGGCCGGGGCGCACGCACCACTGCTGGCCGTCCGCGAGGTCGAGGAACGGGAACGCCGCCTCGCCCCGCTCCAGCGCGTCCGCGCCGCCGATGCGCCCCGCCCAGTCCAGCACCGCGCGGTTGGCGGCGAGCACGAGGTGGTTGCCGTTGTCGATCACCCGCCCCAGCCGCGCGTCGCGGTAGGAGCGGCAGCGCCCGCCCGCCTTGGGCGAGGCCTCCAGCACCGTGACGGCCATGCCCCCGCGGGCGAGGGCCTCCGCGGCCACGAGGCCGGCCAGCCCCGCGCCGATCACGAAGGCGCGCGGCATCAGACCGGGCGCGCCGCGGCGGCGAGCCCGTCCACCAGCTTGCCGAGGCGCGAGCGACGGGGCGGCGGGCGCGTCCAGTCGGATTCCCAGCGGCGCAGCAGGCGCTCGTAGGGGCCCATCATCACCAGCGCAGGGAGCAGCGGCACGCGGCGGTGCGCGGGGATCTCGGCGGCGGCGGCGCGGAAGGCGCGGCGGGCGTCGGCCCCTACCAGCGCGCGCGCCCGGGGCAGGGCGGCGTGGCCCGGCACGCGGGCGGGCTCGCCCGGCAGTCCCGCGGCCTCCAGCACGGGGCGGGGCAGGTAGAGCCGGCCCATCGCGGCGTCCTGCTCCACGTCGCGCAGGATGTTCACCAGCTGCAGCCCGCGCGCGAGGTGGAGGGCGAACCGCTCCGAGGGCGGCCCGAGCCAGGCGCCGAAGCAGCGCATCGAGAGGATGCCCGCGGCGCCCGCCACGCGGCGGATGTAGGCGTCCAGCACCTCCGCCGAGGGCGCCACGATGGCGCGCGCGTCCATGCGCATGCCGTCGATCACCAGGGCGAACTCCGCTTCGGGCAGGTCGAGCCACGCGGCGGCGCGGGCGATCTCGGCGCCGATCGCGGTGCCGGGGCGGCCCGCGAAGGCGAGGGCGACCTCGCGCTCCCAGCGATCGAGGGCGGCGGCCCGCGCCTCGGGCGTGGCCGCGCCCGGCGCGTCGCCGTCGGCGATGTCGTCCACGGCGCGGCAGAGGGCGTAGACCGCATGGATCGCGCGGCGCCGCGGCTCGGGCAGGACGCGCATGCCGAGGGCGAAGCTCGACCCGGCGCCCGCCACCACGCGGCGCACCTCGGCCCGGTCGCCGCGCTCGGTGGTGGCGGGCGCGAAGCTCACGGCAGGGCCGCGGCGGCGGCGAGCCCCGCGCGCGCGAAGTCGAGCCGCGTGGGCGCGATGCGGCCCGCCAGCGGATCGCCGCGTTCGAGCCTCGCGTGGAGCCTTCGGGCCAGGAACAGGGTCGCCGCCGCCTGCGCGCGCAGGCCGCGCGAACGGATGCGCCGGGGCAGGGGCGCCGCCTCGCGCAGCAGCGCGCCCGTGGCCCCGAGGGTGCGGTCGATCACCGCGCGCAGGGCGGGCGAGGCGGTGGACGCGGCGAGCGCGGCGTCCCCGGCCCCCGCCGCGTGCATCCAGTCGCCGGGCAGGTAGCGGCGCCCGAGCCGCTGCCAGTCGGCGCGGATGTCCTGCACGTGGTTCAGCACCTGCAGCGCGGCGCACAGGGCGTCGGACAGCGCGTGCGCCCCGGCCCCCTCGCCGTGGACGCGCAGCAGGAACCGGCCGACCGGCGCGGCGGAGTGTGCGCAGTAGTCCCGCAGCGCCGCCCAGTCCGCGCAGCGCGCCCCCGCGGCGTCGCGGCGGAAGGCGACCAGGAGCGCCCGCGCCTCCTCCAGCGCGGCGCCCGGCCCGACGGCGCGACGCAGCGCCGCACCCGGGCCCGCGTCTTCGCCGTCCAGCCCCCGCTCCAGCGCCGCGAGCCGGGCGAGCCGCGCCTCGGGCGCGGCCGCGGGATCGTCGGCCGCATCGTCGGCGGCGCGCGCGAAGCGGTAGAATGCGACCACCTGAGGCCGAACCCGGGGCGCGAGCAGGCGCGAGGCCACCGGAAAGTTCTCGGACGCGGCCGCGTGCCACGGATCGGCAGCGTCCGCGCCGCCGGTCTGCATCCCGCCTGCCAGCGTCATCCGCCCGCTCTCCCCTCGTGACATCCGTGTCGGTTGACCTAGATCGCGGCCAGACCCCGAGAAGCGAACCGATGCGAAAAACACGACCGACCGCCCTGTGCAGCCTAGACGCCGCCGGAGCATCAGACCAGACCGCGGCACGATCCCGCGCCTCCCGACGGAGCACCCGATGAACGCCCAATCCGATACGCGCGCCCGCGACGTCGTCGTCGTCGGCGCCGGCCCCGGTGGCCTCGCCACCGCGATGCTGCTGCGCGCCTCCGGCGCCCGCGTGACCCTGCTGGAGAAGGCCGACCGCGTGGGCGGGCGCACCGCCAGCTTCGAGCAGGACGGGTTCACCTTCGACTACGGCCCGACCTTCTACCTCTACCCCGAGGTATTGCGCGAGATCTTCGCCGCCTGCGGGCGCGACCTCGACCGGGAGGTGGACCTCAAGCGCCTCGACCCGATGTACCGCCTCCAGTTCGACGACGGGAACACCTTCGACGCCACCCCCGACATCGACCGGCTCACGGCCGAGGCCGCGCGCATCTCGCCCGCGGACGCGCCCAACGTGAGGGCCTACCTCGCGGAGAACGCCGCCAAGTTCGAGGCCTTCCGCCCGATCCTCCAGCGCCCCTTCGCGAGTGCGCGCGACCTCGTGGGCGTCGACATGCTGCGCGCGCTGCCCCTGTTCCGGCCGTGGCTGACCGTGGACGGTGACCTCAAGCGCTGGTTCCGGCACCCGGACCTGCGCCTCGCCTTCTCGTTCCAGTCGAAGTACCTCGGCATGTCGCCGTTCAAGTGCCCCTCGCTGTTCACGATCGTGGCGCACGTGGAGTACGGCTTCGGGGTCTATCACCCCGTGGGCGGGTGCAACGCGATCCCCAAGGCCATGGCGCGCATCGCCCGCGAGATGGGCGTCGACATCCGCCTGTCGGAAGGCGCCGAGGAGATCGTCACCGAAGGCCGCCGCGCCACGGCGGTGCGCACCCGCACGGGCACGATCCCCGCCGATGCGGTGGTGGTGAACGGCGACTTCGCCTCGACCATTCCGCGCCTGATCCCGAACGCCCGCCGCAAGCGGTGGAGCGACAAGACGATCGCGAAGAAGAAGTACTCCTGCTCGACGTTCATGCTCTACCTCGGCATCGAGGGGCGCTTCGACGACATGCACCACCACACGATCTACCTGTCCGAGGACTACACCAAGAACATCCGCGAGATCGAGCAGGGCCTCGCCCCGCGCGAGCCCACGATCTACGTGCAGAACGCCTCCGTCACCGACCCGACGCTGGCGCCCGAGGGGCACTCCACGCTCTACGTGCTGGTGCCCACCGGCAACCTCGAGGGCGGCGAGGACTGGGAGGCGCTGGCCCCTGTCTACCGCGAGAAGATCCTCGATCGGCTATCCAAGCTCTCGGGCCACGACATCCGGCCCCGCATCCGCACCGAGCGCATGATCTCGCCCGCGGACTGGGAATCGCAGATGGGCATCTACCGGGGCGCCACGTTCAACCTCGCGCACAACCTCGGCCAGATGCTTCACCGCCGCCCCCACAACCGCTACGAGGACGTCGACGGCGTGTACCTGACGGGCGGCGGCACGCATCCCGGCTCGGGCCTGCCGACGATCTTCGAGAGCGCGCGCATCGCCGCCCGCCTCGCGGCCGAGGACATGGGAATGCCCGCGCCGGGCATGGGGATGAAGGAGGCGGCGGAATGAGCCACGTCGGCATCATCGGAGGCGGCCTCGGCGGCCTCGCGGCGGCTGCCACGCTGGCCGCGCGCGGCCACAAGGTCACCCTGCTGGAAAAGAACGGCTGGCTCGGCGGCAAGGCCGCCGTGCTGGAGGAGGAGGGCTTCCGCTTCGACATGGGGCCCACCATCCTCACCATGCCGCGGGTGCTGGAGCGGGTCTTCGCCGAGGCGGGCCGCGACATCGCCGACTACCTCGACCTGCGCCGCCTCGACCCCCAGTGGCGCTGCTTCTACGACGACGGCACCGTGCTCGACCTGCGCGACGACCCCAAGCTGGCCGCCCGCGAGATCGGGCGCCTGTCGCCCGAGGACGAGGCCGGGTTCGAGCGGTTCATGAAGGTCGCCGACCGCCTTTCGGACGTCTCCGACCGGTTCTTCTTCTGGCGCTCGGTCGAGGACCTGCG encodes the following:
- a CDS encoding NAD(P)/FAD-dependent oxidoreductase; the encoded protein is MNAQSDTRARDVVVVGAGPGGLATAMLLRASGARVTLLEKADRVGGRTASFEQDGFTFDYGPTFYLYPEVLREIFAACGRDLDREVDLKRLDPMYRLQFDDGNTFDATPDIDRLTAEAARISPADAPNVRAYLAENAAKFEAFRPILQRPFASARDLVGVDMLRALPLFRPWLTVDGDLKRWFRHPDLRLAFSFQSKYLGMSPFKCPSLFTIVAHVEYGFGVYHPVGGCNAIPKAMARIAREMGVDIRLSEGAEEIVTEGRRATAVRTRTGTIPADAVVVNGDFASTIPRLIPNARRKRWSDKTIAKKKYSCSTFMLYLGIEGRFDDMHHHTIYLSEDYTKNIREIEQGLAPREPTIYVQNASVTDPTLAPEGHSTLYVLVPTGNLEGGEDWEALAPVYREKILDRLSKLSGHDIRPRIRTERMISPADWESQMGIYRGATFNLAHNLGQMLHRRPHNRYEDVDGVYLTGGGTHPGSGLPTIFESARIAARLAAEDMGMPAPGMGMKEAAE